Proteins encoded in a region of the Anaerobranca californiensis DSM 14826 genome:
- a CDS encoding NYN domain-containing protein — protein sequence MKWLNKGITGREVLIIDGYNFLYGYFREKTKERELLELREEIINKLLEYQKFTGEKVILVFDAYRVKGSWKLENVDGLEIIYTKFGQTADALIERLVKEFIEAHIKVTVVTSDYTQQQLVMGKGAIRKSSREFIEDIKDIENKISDKIKKNKNKGDLGNTLSDRIDKNTLKTLKNRFSSKKG from the coding sequence ATGAAGTGGTTAAACAAAGGGATAACGGGTAGAGAGGTTTTAATTATTGATGGGTATAACTTTTTATATGGGTATTTCAGAGAAAAGACTAAAGAAAGGGAGCTACTAGAGCTGAGGGAGGAAATTATAAACAAATTATTAGAATATCAAAAATTTACAGGGGAAAAGGTTATTTTAGTTTTTGACGCCTATAGGGTAAAGGGGAGTTGGAAATTAGAAAATGTAGATGGTTTAGAAATTATCTACACTAAATTTGGCCAAACGGCTGATGCTTTGATTGAGCGTTTGGTTAAAGAATTTATAGAGGCACATATTAAAGTAACGGTGGTAACATCAGATTATACCCAACAACAGTTGGTAATGGGAAAAGGCGCTATAAGGAAATCCAGTAGAGAATTCATTGAGGATATCAAGGATATAGAAAATAAAATTAGTGATAAAATTAAAAAAAATAAAAATAAAGGGGATTTGGGAAATACTCTCTCGGATCGAATTGATAAAAATACATTGAAAACCTTAAAAAATAGGTTTTCTTCTAAAAAGGGTTGA
- the sigH gene encoding RNA polymerase sporulation sigma factor SigH has translation MALTAKQRFENMTDECIAILACQGDPEATEFLIHKYKNFVRSKARSYFLIGADKEDIIQEGMIGLYKAIRDFKGDKLTSFKSFAELCVTRQIITAIKTATRQKHIPLNSYVSLNKPIFDEDSDRTLLDILSGLKITDPEELMINEEEYIDIEKKMGEILSGLERKVLMLYLEGKSYQEIAVELKRHVKSIDNALQRVKRKLERYLEIRNL, from the coding sequence GTGGCTTTAACTGCTAAACAACGTTTTGAAAACATGACAGATGAATGTATAGCCATTCTAGCCTGTCAGGGGGACCCAGAGGCGACAGAATTTCTTATTCATAAATATAAAAATTTTGTCCGCTCCAAAGCCCGTTCTTATTTCTTAATCGGGGCTGATAAAGAAGATATTATCCAAGAAGGGATGATCGGTCTTTATAAAGCTATCCGTGATTTTAAAGGTGATAAGCTAACTTCCTTTAAATCTTTTGCTGAACTATGTGTAACTAGGCAAATTATTACAGCTATTAAAACAGCTACCCGTCAAAAGCATATTCCACTTAATTCTTATGTTTCTTTGAACAAGCCAATCTTTGATGAAGATTCCGATAGGACATTGTTAGATATACTTTCCGGTTTAAAAATTACAGATCCTGAAGAGTTAATGATTAACGAAGAAGAGTATATAGATATAGAGAAAAAAATGGGAGAAATTTTAAGTGGTTTAGAGAGAAAAGTTCTAATGCTTTATCTAGAAGGCAAATCTTATCAAGAGATAGCAGTGGAATTAAAACGCCATGTAAAATCAATTGATAATGCATTGCAAAGGGTCAAGCGCAAATTAGAGCGCTATTTGGAAATAAGAAATTTATAA
- the rlmB gene encoding 23S rRNA (guanosine(2251)-2'-O)-methyltransferase RlmB, which yields MKEDLVYGKNPVKELLLNNRRINKIYLQKGFKDQKIVELAKSSGAVIKWCEKSFLDKLTEGNNHQGIGASVSPKDYTPLEEILDNIEKQGKQGFLVILDSLEDPHNLGSIIRTANGAGVDGIIIPKHRAVPLTSTVAKVAAGALEYVPVAQVGNLVQTIEFLKERGYWIFGADMDGQTYYQADLRGKICLVIGGEGKGIGQLVKKHCDVILKIPLKGQVNSLNASVAAGILIYEVVKQRDNG from the coding sequence GTGAAAGAAGATCTGGTTTATGGCAAAAATCCTGTGAAAGAACTCCTTTTAAATAACAGAAGGATAAATAAAATTTATCTACAAAAAGGTTTTAAAGATCAAAAAATAGTAGAGCTTGCAAAATCTTCGGGGGCTGTGATTAAATGGTGTGAAAAATCTTTTTTAGATAAATTAACGGAAGGAAACAATCATCAGGGAATTGGAGCCTCTGTAAGCCCTAAAGATTATACCCCCCTTGAAGAAATTTTAGATAACATTGAAAAACAAGGGAAACAGGGGTTTCTAGTGATATTAGATTCCTTAGAAGACCCTCATAATTTAGGATCTATTATAAGGACTGCCAATGGGGCTGGGGTAGATGGAATAATCATTCCTAAACATAGAGCTGTTCCCCTTACCTCTACTGTTGCTAAAGTGGCAGCAGGAGCTTTAGAATATGTCCCTGTGGCTCAAGTGGGAAATCTGGTTCAAACTATCGAATTTTTAAAAGAACGGGGTTATTGGATATTTGGTGCTGATATGGATGGTCAAACTTACTACCAGGCAGATTTAAGGGGTAAAATTTGTTTGGTAATTGGAGGAGAAGGTAAAGGAATTGGTCAATTAGTTAAAAAACATTGTGATGTTATCTTAAAAATTCCCTTAAAAGGTCAAGTTAACTCCCTTAATGCTAGTGTCGCAGCTGGTATATTGATTTATGAAGTGGTTAAACAAAGGGATAACGGGTAG
- the thyX gene encoding FAD-dependent thymidylate synthase has protein sequence MKVELLSYTPNCEEIVALAARLCYSADDISEIKRKMDGDRGVKLIEKLLDLGHESPFEHINFTFGISGVSRALTHQLVRHRIASYSQKSQRYVSEKNFEYIVPPKIKNNPQAYEIYRQLMVEIGEKYEKLVELGIANEDARYVLPNSCETKIVVTMNARSLFNFFKHRACVRAQWEIRALANEMLKLVKEKAPNVFKHAGANCQLLGFCPEGEMGCGKVPTLKEVMK, from the coding sequence ATGAAAGTTGAGCTGTTGAGTTATACCCCCAATTGCGAAGAAATAGTAGCTCTAGCTGCTAGGCTTTGTTATTCTGCAGATGATATATCAGAAATTAAAAGGAAAATGGATGGGGACAGAGGGGTTAAGTTAATTGAAAAATTATTGGATTTAGGCCATGAATCTCCCTTTGAACATATAAACTTTACCTTTGGAATAAGTGGAGTCAGTAGAGCTCTAACCCATCAATTAGTCCGGCACAGAATTGCCAGCTACTCTCAAAAATCCCAAAGATATGTATCTGAAAAAAACTTTGAATACATTGTACCTCCTAAAATTAAAAATAATCCACAGGCTTATGAAATTTATCGGCAGTTAATGGTAGAAATAGGGGAAAAATATGAAAAATTAGTGGAGCTAGGGATAGCAAATGAAGATGCAAGGTATGTTTTGCCCAATAGTTGTGAAACTAAAATCGTAGTCACAATGAATGCAAGGAGTCTCTTTAATTTCTTTAAACATAGGGCTTGTGTGAGAGCTCAATGGGAAATTAGGGCATTAGCCAATGAAATGCTGAAGCTAGTAAAAGAAAAAGCTCCTAATGTCTTTAAACATGCAGGGGCAAATTGCCAGCTTTTAGGATTTTGTCCAGAAGGAGAAATGGGTTGTGGAAAAGTTCCTACCTTGAAGGAGGTAATGAAGTGA
- a CDS encoding GTP-binding protein: MAKAKFERTKPHVNVGTIGHVDHGKTTLTAALTTIISTTGGAQKMAYDQIDKAPEEKARGITISTAHVEYETEKRHYAHVDCPGHADYVKNMITGAAQMDGAILVVSAADGPMPQTREHILLSRQVGVPHIVVFLNKADMVDDPELLELVELEVRDLLNEYDFP, from the coding sequence ATGGCAAAAGCTAAATTTGAACGTACAAAGCCACACGTTAACGTTGGAACAATTGGCCACGTTGACCATGGTAAAACAACACTAACAGCTGCTTTAACAACAATTATTTCAACAACTGGTGGAGCTCAAAAAATGGCATATGACCAAATCGATAAAGCTCCAGAAGAAAAAGCAAGGGGAATTACAATTTCAACAGCCCACGTTGAGTACGAAACAGAAAAACGTCACTATGCCCACGTAGACTGCCCAGGCCATGCTGACTATGTAAAAAACATGATCACTGGAGCGGCACAAATGGATGGAGCTATCTTAGTAGTATCAGCTGCTGATGGTCCAATGCCACAAACCCGTGAGCACATTCTACTTTCCCGTCAAGTAGGTGTACCGCACATTGTAGTATTTTTAAACAAAGCTGACATGGTAGACGATCCAGAATTATTAGAGTTAGTAGAACTTGAAGTAAGGGACTTACTTAACGAATACGACTTCCCAG